TCATCCCAGCTAAAATCCAGCTTTTCGTACAAAAATGTTTCCCACAAACGGTGTTTGCGTACTACAACCATTGCTTTTTGTGTACCCATTTCTGTAAGTGAAATCTTGCCATAACGCTCATAATCTACCAGCTTTTTTTCTTTCAGCTTTTTAAACATATCCGTGGCTGTGGCGGGTTTAACACCCAAATAAGCGGCTATTTCATTCGTTCCTGCTTCATTCTTTTCTCCGTTTTGGTGGCAAAGTTTAAGCAAGCCCTTCAGGTAGTTTTCTTCAGTATAGGATAACATATTCAAAGGTAAATAATATATCTCAAATTATATTTGTTAGATGAACCTAACTTTTATAGTTTTGCATTGTTTTTATTTTAATTAGATGATATGAAACTATATTTTTTACTACCATTACTCCCATTGTTAATCATATGCTTGCCTTCAATGGCACAAACAGAAAGCGACTTAAATGAAGTGGTGGTTAGCGGCACATTAAAGCCTGTAAAACGTCTGGAAAGCCCTGTGCCTGTAGAGGTATATACGCCAGCTTATTTTAAGAAAAATCCCAGTCCATCTATTTTTGATGCGCTGCAGAATGTCAATGGCGTACGTCCACAGCTCAACTGCAATATTTGTAATACCGGAGACATTCACATTAATGGCCTGGAAGGGCCTTATACCATGGTCTTGATAGACGGAATGCCCATTGTAAGCAGCCTCTCTACCGTTTACGGTCTGTCAGGAATTCCGATGTCTTTAATAGAACAGGTAGAAATTGTTAAAGGGCCTGCTTCCTCCATATATGGGAGTGAGGCGGTTGGCGGACTCATCAACATCATCACCAAAAAGCCCGCTTCAGCTCCGTTAGTCAGTGCCGATGTCATGAGCACAAGTTATAAAGAGCTCAATGCCGACCTCTCCCTAAAGCAGCGGCTTGGCAGCAAAACAACCTTACTCAGCGGTGTCAATTACTTCAAATTCTGGAACGTTGTAGACCACAACCATGATAACTTTACAGATGTAACCCTACAAGACCGCATTTCTGTATTCCAGAAGTATGCTTTCCAGCGTAAAGAGGGGAAGGCTTTTAGTCTGGCTGCAAGGTATATGTACGAAGACCGCTGGGGCGGGGAAACCAACTGGAATAAATCTTACCGCGGAGGCGATCAGGTGTATGGCGAAAGCATTTATACCCGCCGTTGGGAGCTGTTGGGCAATTACCAGCTCCCGGAATGGCTAACCACCAAAGAAAAGGTAATGCTTTCCTTTTCCTATACAGATCATGACCAGGACAGCCGTTATGGCACTACCTCCTATATCGCACAACAACGGATCGGCTTTGTGCAGCTTTTTTGGGATAAACAGCTCAAGAACCATGATCTTTTGCTCGGTACTGCAGCCAGATATACTTATTATGACGACAATACACCTGCTACCGCATTGGCCGATAAAGTTTTTTTGCCCGGCATATTTGTTCAGGATGAAATTAAACTGGCTCCAAAACATAAACTGCTTGCCGGCTTCCGGTACGATTACAATTCTGTACACGGCAATATTGTTACGCCCCGCTTTGCTTACAAATGGAACCTCAACGATCAAAATATCATTCGCTTAAATGCGGGTACTGGCTTTAGGGTGGTCAACATCTTTACTGAAGATCATGCTGCCCTAACAGGTGCCAGGGATGTCGTAATTACGGACGAATTAAAGCCGGAGAAAACCTATAACGTAAACCTCAATTTCCTGACAAAGATTTATACCCCAAACCATACTTTTATCGGCATAGAAGCTTCAGCTTTCTACACCCATTTCAACAACCGGATCATTGGTGATTTTGATCAGGACCCAAATAAAATCATTTACAGCAACCTGGATGGTTATGCCGTTTCCAAAGGTCTAAGTGCCAATGTAGACCTTACTTTTGCCAGTGGACTAAAACTTATTGGCGGTTTTACCTATCAGGATGTGGCTACGGTTGAGGAGGGTATTAAAGCGCAGCAAATCCTTACAGAGAAAATTTCTGGCACCTGGGCCGTTTCCTATAAAATTAAAAAGGCACATTTAGGAATTGACTATACCGGAAATATTTACGGCCCCATGCGCCTGCCCCTCTTAGGCGATAAAGACCCAAGGCAGCCTTATTCCAGTACCTGGAGCATCCAGAACATCCAGTTTACCTATGATGGATTTAAAAATATAGAAATATACGGGGGAGTTAAAAACCTGCTCAACTGGACGCCAAATAAAGGAAATCCTTTTATCATTGCCCGCGCTAATGACCCTTTTGATAAAAATGTGGTATACGAGCCTAAAGCAGGGAGGCCAGCGGGCAGTACTGAGATGCAAGTTGCCGCTACAGAAGATAATCCTTATGCGCTAACATTTGATCCCAACTATGTGTATGGGCCAAATCAAAATATCCGTGGTTTTTTTGGCATTAGGTTTACCATAAAATAAATCCAATACCTTAACTTTAACCATGTTTTACCAATCAACCTATCAGGCTGCCCGCATTGTGGCCCCTCAAGTAGAAGCAATTTTTGCCCGGCACCTGGCTGCGGCACAGGAAAGCGGTGAAGAAGATCTGGCTCCTTTACCTGTTGCTAAATTGGTTGAAAACATTATTGACGCTACTTTTTGGGCCAGTTTACGCAAAGAGGAGGGGCATTCACCTAAAATTTCCCTGGCCTTTTTGCCTCCGCAACAAGCTGGTAATCCTTTGTTGTTTAAGCAGCGTATGCCATTAAACCCGGCAACCTTAACCAAAATTGCACCGGGGGTAGAACGCGCCGGCATCCATATTGGCATCTGGCATGAAGATGATCAGCTGTACATTTGGGGTACTACCCTAAGCATCCCTAATTTTTGTTTCGTACTGGATGTTTCAGAGCCCGGTCTGCTGGTGATCAAACACAGGCGGATTTATGGTTTCGGTAAGTTTACCAATATCGCTGTCCTCAAAGGCGAACAGATTAAAATTGTAGATGTAGCCACCATCAACCAACCCGATGTGCCACCAATTTTATTGTCCCTGCTAGACCTTACTGCTCCTTCTTATTGGAATGACTCTATAAATGTACTCATTCAACTTGCGGTTTCCATGCGTGCACATCAGCGGGGAGGTACATTATTGGTAGTCCCTTGCGAAAGCGGTAAAAGTTCATGGTTACAATCTATCATAAAACCCATTCAGTACAGTGTACAGCCTTCCTTCAATGGATTGGCTAAGTTACTGAGTCAGGATAGGAAGGAGGCTAGTCAGATTTTCTGGCAGACGGCATTGAGGCGCGAAGTGGATCATTTGGCTGGCTTAACAGCAGTAGATGGTGCAACCATTGTGAGCGATAAATATGAGTTGATGGCCTTCGGCGCTAAAATTGGACGGGCCAAAGGAAAAGATATGGTAGAAGAACTGGCTTTCAGCGAACCTATTTTAGGTGGCGAGGCTGTAATTATGCATGCCGCTAAAGTTGGTGGTACCCGGCATTTGTCTGCCGCACAGTTTATCAGTGATCAAAGGGATGCCATTGCATTGGTAGCTTCTCAGGATGGTCATTTTACCATTTATACCTGGTCTGAATTACAAAATAGAATTCAGGCACACCGTATCGATACACTTTTGTTGTAACCGGCAAATTAAAGGGCATAAAAAATCCCAGTGTAAGGTGTACACCAGGATAAAAAAATTAATTAATCGCAATTAAGCCCTACGAAAATAATGCCGTGGCAACAATCACAGTGATCAATAAGATCATCATCACCAGACGGTCAGCAGCAATCCATTGTGCTTTGGTTATTGCTTTCTCTATTCTTTCTTCTTTATGCCTTGCATAAGCTGGGAAAAATGGGCTTAATTTAATTAACATAGGTAGATGTTTTTAATAAGTAGATGTACTAAAACATATACAAAGCTTGCGCCAAACCCTTGAATCACTGTTGAAATGTTAATAACTTTCTCTTTGTTGTTAGTTATAAATGCAAAATCCCCTGAAAAAACTTTTAAATTGTTTCTTTTAGGGGATTTTGAAATTTACATTGTACAGTTTATACAACGCTGGCTGTAGGGTATCCTGCTATTTAACAGTGTACTTATAAACAAAACGTGCAGGATTTCCATTTTTGTCTAAGCCTTCAACAACTGCTCTGAAAGTGCCCCTGTCTGCGGCATTGTAAAACTCAAAGCTTGTCGTTCCGGTAAGCAAATCAGTAGTTACCCTTGGGTTCCAGAAAATGGTGGTCCGTAAATCTTTGTTGGTGTAAGTAGCAGGTGCATTTACGTACCGTGGCGAATAAAATTCGCGTTGCTTGCTGTACCCTTTCGGATTAATGGTTACAATATTATTTTGTGGCAGTAGTTTTTTCAGGTCTTCTATACTCATTTTTACCTTCTTAACTACTTTCATGTTAATGGAGATTACCCCATTGGTATTGTACATGCGGTTTACAGTACCAAGGTCATCTTTTAAAAACACCTCAATAGATTCAATTTCATTCATGTTTACACCAGAAATAGAAAAAAGGTCAACTGGCGAGCCGGCTAAAAATATACCTACAGGTATTTTCTTCCCTGCATTGTAATCGCGGGTAACATAAAACTGGCGTTCATTCTCATCATAGGTCAAGCCTGTTGCCATCATTTTTAAGGCCGTTAACAAATCGTTATAACCTGTTAGCTGTGTGCCATCAATGGTACGGTCTGCAATCATACTTAAACCAGATAGGGCCGAATAATCAGAGTGGCTTACTTTTTTTACAGGGGCGGCTTTAATGACCACCTCTTTCAATTGGCGCAGGTAGCTGTATTGTTTAGCGCTATTGTTGAGGTAGCTCGACATCGCACTGTCTATGTTTTGCACCTCGTCCGGTACGTTCACATTTCCAGAAATAACAGGTGCAGGCTCAGGATCCACCATAATCATCAAGTTGCTCCCGTTAGAACCATATTTAGCGCTAATCACCACCTGAGAAGAGTCAGGAAAATTTAAGTTTTGGAAATTGAAAATCCCTGACGGACTGGTTAGGGCTTCCGCAGAGTAGGTTCTACCAGGGATGGTCAGGCGCAGCGGTGCCTTTCTAACCGGCATTCCTGTGCGGTCGCGCAATGTCCCTGTAATATTCATGCCTTGTTCCGGCATGTAACTCACTTTAGGATATTGCCCGGCAAGTACCTCTTTATAAGTAAAACGGCGGTATCCCTGTGTCAGCATCAAGATGTCCAGGTCGGCCAGTTTTTTATCATTGGTTTTATTGAAGTAGTAATTCGGTTTTTCCAGGTAGCCCTGCAAATCAGAACTCAGTAATAATGAGCTCACAATTGTAGTTTCAGCATCTTCAGCTATGGGCACTTTCTGGTCATCCGTTACAGCCACCGAAAAATCTCCGGCTATTTTCTGCGCCCCGGCTATTGCCGAAACCGTCATTTTAACTTTCTGACGCGGCTTATAGCTTGGTAAATCAGTTTGAATGTTAACATTCATGGCTTGCGGTTGTAACACAAACGCCAGGCGCTCACTTACCGGCTCACCTGCGGTGTTAAAAAGGGTAATTTGTACAATTCCTGAGGGGAATTTATTCTTTGGAATTTTTGTCGCTGTTACCTGGTTCTGCAAAGCAGTCTGAGCGGCGTAATAGATAATGTTGCCACTCTGTGCAACGATAAAATGCGTTTTACTTTTATTGGCAGCAAAATAAGCGTCGTTGGCTACTATTTTAAGGCCAATGTCTTCTGCGCTGGTGTTGTTTACCTGCACACTGATGCCGCTCTCGGCTGCTTTCGGTAAATCAAAAGTTTTACTGGTACCATCCTTAAATTTTACATTGGCTTTGTAGCTTTTTCCGTTTTCCGCATTCAGGAAAAAGGCACCCATGCCCAGGTGGCTGGAGGTAAATGTGGTAATTTGATTGCCCTCTCCATCCGTAACCGTTCCCGTCAGGTCTATACCAAGGCCTTTAGGTGTTAGCGCCTTAAATGCAATTTGTGTAGGAATGCCTTTCAGCAGTTCGCCCCCCTCCGGGAAAAACTGAAAGTCATTGTCGCCTGCTTTAGGCTTAATGGCAAAACTTGCCGAGGCTATATTCTTATCTGCGGTATTAATATCCGTGATCAGGTTACCCGAGGTAATTTGCTCGTTCTTTTTAGGACTAAAAGTAACATTCAATACCCCGTTAGCATCTGTAGTTCCTCTTCCTTTGCCTATAATGTCGTATCCCGATTCTATTCTCCAGTTTACGGTTTTATTGGCATAAGGTTTTTTGTCTATGTTTTTGTACTGGATGCGGGCATTAATCACCTGGCCCTTTTCAGTCATGGTAGTGGTGTATGTATAATGGGTAAACAGCTCTTTATCTATCGCCTGGCCAATCGGAATGGTTTTGGTAAAAAAGTAATCCTGGTTAAAGTTCAGCATCCAAAGTGTGTAGGCTTTAATGTAATAGTTTCCCTGTTTAAAGTTTACAGGGTCTATGGGTAAATTACCATAGGCAACGCTGTTTTTTACCGGGAATTTTAGCGATTGCACCAAAGAGTCTTTGCTGTTGATCACATCAACATAAACTACCTTACTTACATTAGATGGCAGGTTTTGCTCGGCGGTAAGGTAGGCCTTAAACCAAATGGTGTCTGCTACAGTATAATACGGTTTATCAAAATGAAGATATACTTTTTCAATTGGGTATAACTCTGCCAATCGTTTAGTCTTGGTAATGATGTTGTTTAAAATCGTAGTGTCTTGCTGAGAAAATGCGCTAAAACTAAGGCATATAGAAAGCAGGAAAAGGGTAGATACAAATTTTAAGTACTTCATGAAAATATATTGGTTCCAATAAAGGGCTAATATATTCATTTACTGCCTCAATAGGCAAACGTCACAGGATCTTTAACATATTTTTACATTAATTTGCCAGGGGATGCAGCTTTTCATTGTTGTTCAAAATACTATAATTTACAACAGAATCGATCATGAGTACATTTTCCGTCTCCTGTTTCCTTTCTCGTCTTTAAGAGGATACATTTGTAGTATTTGCCTTACCATGGTTTAGCAATCAGTAATAATGGTATGTAATCCAGTAATTGGTATAACAATTGGAAGGTAAACAGAACCGATATTTGTCTTGTTAAAGAACAACTATGAAACCATCATGATTTATCAACCACACTTGGGATGAATAAATCTGATAGCTTCATAACAGCTAAAAAACAAATTTAAACAGATGAAAACAAGGAAATTAGGCAGCGGCGGTTTGGAAGTATCCGCCCTGGGTTTAGGTTGCATGGGTTTAACCTTTGGTTACGGAACTGCAACGCCTGAAAATGAAGCCATAACATTAATCAGAACAGCATACGAATCTGGCATTACTTTTTTTGATACTGCCGAGGCCTATAGCCAGGGTGGTAATGAAGTTCTCCTTGGAAAAGCAGTTAAGCCTTTTAGAGATAAAGTAGTTATTGCAACAAAATTTGGTTTTACAGATGGCGATGCTTCTAAAGGTCAGGACAGTCGCCCGGAAAGAATTCGCCAGGTTGCAGAAAATTCATTAAGATTTTTGGGTACCGATTATATCGATCTTTTTTATCAGCACCGAGTAGATACAAATGTGCCTATTGAAGAGGTTGCCGGAACCATTCAGGATTTGATCAATGAAGGAAAAATCAAACACTGGGGACTATCAGAAGCCGGGGCAGATACCATCCGTAGGGCCCATGCCGTAACACCTGTTGCCGCATTGCAAAGTGAGTATTCCATGTTTTTCCGTGATGCTGAAAAGGAAATTATTCCATTGTTGGAAGAACTGGAGATTGGTTTTGTACCTTTTAGTCCCTTAGGTAAAGGTTTTTTAACCGGAGCAATTAACGAGCAAACCAAATTCGACCCAACAGATTTCAGGAATATCGTGCCCAGGTTTTCAGAAGAAAATAGAAAAGCCAATCAGGCATTGGTTGATTTATTGCAAGCTATTGCCGCTGAAAAGGGCGCTACACCAGCTCAAATTGCACTGGCATGGTTGCTGTACCAAAAACCTTTTATCGCTCCTATTCCAGGAACAACCAAATTGCATCGTTTGCAGGAGAATATAGGAGGTGCATCCCTTGAACTGTCTGCAAATGATCTTAATGAAATCAAGCAGTCATTAGATACGATCGAAATTGTTGGTGCCAGGTATCCGGAACATTTGATGAATAGGGTAGGTAAATAAAACAATAGTTATAACGGGCAGCCAGTATAACATACTGGCTGCTTTAGTGTGTTTTAATTCAAATGCCTGTACTCATTAGGTGTAAAGCCTACACGATTTTTAAACAGACGGGTAAAGTGCTGCGGATATTTAAATCCAAGTTCATAGGCAATCTCATTTATAGTCTTCTCTCCACCATAAATTTTATTCTTGGCAATGTCTATTATTTTGTTCTGAATGTAATCTTGCGCAGATTTTCCGGTTTCTTTCTTGATGAGGTCCCCAAAATAATTTGGAGACAGATGCAATACTTCAGCAAAATAAGCAACTGAAGGCAAACCAATATTATAGGGTTTTTCTGAATAAAAATAATCGTTGAGCTGTTCTTCAAATTTTTCCAATATTCCCTTGTTTACGTGCTCACGTGTAATAAACTGGCGGTCATAGAACCGCTCACAATAATTGAGGAATAGTTCAATATTGGAAGCAATCAGTTTTTTGCTATGCTTATCTACAGACTGGCTTATCTCTTCTTTAATCTTAGAAAAACAATCGAATACGATCTTTCTCTCTTTCGGAGATAAATGCAACGCTTCATTGGTGTTGTAACTAAAAAAGCTATATTCGTTTAGCAGTTTCGCCAGTGGGGTACCCTTTATTAAGTCTGGATGAAAAACCAGGCCATGCCCCATCGGCTGATAATAATCCACCTTATTTTCTACATCAATAACCTGTCCGGGAGAAATAAAAACCAGCGTGCCTTTTTCATAGTCGTAATAATTGCATCCATACTTCAAATCGCCACAATGCACTTCTTTTAGGAAAATACAGTACAGCCCAAATGTCATTCGGGAACCAGTTCTCCTATTGGCCTTTGAGAAATCTACAATACTAACCAGAGGATGTAATGTTTCATGATTATTGAAAGCATTGTACTCACTAATTGTATCAAAATTATATAACTGTTCCATTATCCGCTTGTTATCTTATACAAAAATAGACATTATAGCTTACTAGTGATGAGGCGGTGTTACCAATAAGTGATATTGGTAGAAATATCCGTAATTGGTATACCGATGCACTAGCAATCAAACCAGAGATTTGTAACATTAGATTGAAGTATATGAAGATAGCAAAATTCTTATTGGTTTCAGTTTTTCTTTCCAATATTACGTTTACACATGCACAGCGTTCTAAAAAGCAATCACCTATGGTCATTGAAGAACAGGGTAGTTTTGCAATAGGAGGGACCATCACTACAAACGCTGGTACGTTCGATCCCTTTAATATTTCTCCGGCAGGACAGACATTTAGCGGAGATCATGCTTATGTTTTTTATCAGGTACCTGCTAATGCCCGTAAATATCCCCTAGTCATGTGGCATGGTATTGGTCAATTTTCTAAAACCTGGGAGACTACTCCTGACGGACGAGAGGGTTTTCAAAACATCTTTTTGCGCAGAAGATTTCCCGTTTATTTGATAGATCAGCCAAGGAGGGGCAATGCAGGTAGAAGTATGGATACAGCTTCAATTAAACCAGTTCCAGATGAACAGCAATGGTTTGGTGTTTTTCGTGTGGGAATATGGCCCAACTATTTTGATGGTGTCCAATTTGCACGCGATAAGGAAACACTTAATCAATACTTTCGTTCCATGACGCCAAATTTAGGAACAATTGATGTAAAAGTTACTACTGATGCCGCTGCTGCACTTGTTAATAAAATTGGTCCTGCAATTCTTGTTACGCATTCCCATTCTGGAGGTATGGGTTGGGTTACCGCAATTAAAAATCAAAATATAAAAGCAATTGTGTGTTATGAGCCAGGAAGTGGGTTTTTGTTTCCTGAAGGCGAGGTTCCTTCGCCAATACTAAGTTCAGCAGGAGCACTGGAGGCTGCAAGTGTGCCTTTAAAGGATTTTCTGCTATTAACTAAAATTCCCATTGTAATTTATTACGGAGATAATATTCCGGATAAGCCATCAAAAAACTCAGGTGCAGACGGTTGGCGGGCACGTTTGGAGATGGCAAAATTATGGCGGGATGCCGTAAATAAAAAGGGAGGGGATGTTACAGTGATTCACCTTCCTGAAACAGGACTCAAAGGGAATACGCATTTCCCTTTTTCAGATTTAAATAATATTCAAATAGCCGATATGATGTCCAATTGGCTGAAAGAGAAGAAGCTTGATTAAGGTGTACATGAAATAAAACAAGAAATGAAGAAGATAAAATTGGTTCTAATCGTAATATTGATGGCTGCAAGTGGCCTGTCTGGCGCTCAAACAAAGTTAAAAAATCCCTTTGGTCTGGTGTATGGTAATGCCATTACAGAAAATATAACGGGAAAAGTGAATATTTATCCTGTAACATATAAATTAAACGGGATTAATATTGCAGCCAATGTTTATACACCTGCAGGTTATAATGCTGCTCAAAAATATCCGGCGGTAGTGGTTGCCCACCCTAATGGGGGTATTAAAGAGCAGACTGCCGGACTATATGCACAGGGCCTGGCAGGTTTGGGATATATCACTATAGTTGCAGATGCTGCATATCAGGGTGCAAGTGGGGGCGAGCCGCGCCATACAGATAAACCCTTTTACAGAACTGAAGATATACGTGGCATGGCCGACTTTATAAGCCAATATGCAGGAGTTGATGCTGGCCGTCTCGGTGTGTTAGGTATTTGTGGCGGCGGTGGTTATACTTTGAAAGCGGCCCAATCGGATAAGCGGTTCAAAGCTGTGGCCACCCTAAGTATGTTCAATTCAGGTGAGGTAAGGCGTAATGGCTTTCAAAATGCTCAAATGTCTACCATCCAGGAACGTTTAAAAAAAGCTTCAGATGCCCGGGCTCAGGAAGCCGCTGGTGGTAAAATTACCTATGCAGGCGTGGCCAGCATCACCGATGAAGAAATTGAAAAAATCCCTACTGATTTATACCGTGAAGGATACCAGTATTATTACAGAAGCCACGCACATCCAAATTCTACCTTTCTGTATACCATGAGCAGTATGCTCGATTTGATGACCTGGGACGCCGCTGAGCGAATGGATCTAATCAACCAGCCGCTCCTTATGATGGCTGGAAGTAAAGCCGATACGAAATATATGACTGACGAAGCCTTCCCAAAAGCTACTAATGCCAAAAGTAAAGAGCTTTTTATCATTGATGGTGCTACCCATATACAAAGCTATTGGAAGCCAGAGTACGTCAATGTTGCCCTGGCCAAATTGAATACTTTCTTTAATAAAAATCTGTAATACAATGAAAGAAGCAAAATTATTCAAACGTATGCATATGGTTTTTGCCATTGCAATAATGGGATTGTATTCATGCAGTACAAGCAAAGCAATATTTCCTAAGGGAGAGAAAGTTGCAAATGATAATTTTACCGGAAGGGTTTGGCTCAATTATCTGCTGCAAACCGATACCGTTCATAATGTAAACATCGGTTCTGTGACTTTTGAACCCGGAGCCAGAACCAACTGGCATTTTCACAAAGGTGGCCAAATCCTGTTGGTATCAGAAGGTAAGGGCCTTTATCAGGAAAAAGGAAAACCTGTAGAGGTTATCAAAAAGGGTGATGTACTGAAGTGTCCCCCTAATATAGCGCATTGGCATGGTGCCTCACCTACAGAAGCAATGACCCATGTAGCTATCGGTACTAACACCAATATCGGAGGGGCTGTATGGCTAAAGCCTGTTACAGATGAAGAATACTTCGGTAAGCATTAGCAGAATTGTTGTTATATAAAAGCAACTTCTCTTCATTTAAATCAGGCTCATCTGGATAAGTTAATAAAAGCTAAGACAGGGCTTAAACAATTAACCTGCAAAATCTGTAGCTTAGCGGGCCAAGATACTGAGTCAGTTTTAAGATCATGAGTAGCCCAGCTGAAATCCCTTACAGGAGCCTTATTCAAATCAATAACAATTCAACTTTGCCGGTTTACAGACAAATTGCAGAAAGGATTATTGATTCGGTACAGCGTGGTTATTTGAGTGCCGGCCTCCGGCTCCCGGGCACACGCATTTTGGCCAAAATACTAGGCCTGCACCGCAATACCATTGTGGCGGCTTATGAAGAACTGGAAAAACAGGAATGGGTAGAAACCATTCCAAATAAAGGGACAGTACTGCTGCATGGCATGCACAAAAGCCCGGTCAAAATACGTACCGATAAGGCTACTTCAACTGCATCCTACCCCAATGCCGCGGGTTTTACTTTTAGCCAAACTAATATCCTCGACAATCCTTTTGAGCTGTCTGACTGCGACTATGTTTTAAATGATGGCAGCCCCGATATTCGCCTGATCCAAATCAGTGACCTGTCACAACGTTATAGCGCAAACCTCAAAAGAAAATCGAACCGTAAAAAGCTGAGCGGCTATAACCAGGAAGGAAGTGAATATTTTAAAGCCAACCTTTGTAACTACCTCAATCTTTCCAGGGGATTGCACATTTCCGGCAAGAACCTGCTGATTACCCGCAGCACAGAAATGAGTGTATACATCACCTCCAGGATCCTGCTTGCCCAAGGCGATCTGGTACTTGTTGGAACGCTTGGATATTTCTCTGTAAACATGATTTTGCAAAAAAATGGCGCCAGGATCCAGACGGTTCCCATTGACAATGATGGTATTGATGTGGATTATATCCAACGCATTTGCGAAAAACAGCAGGTAAGAATGGTATACATTACGCCGCACCACCATTATCCTACCACGGTAACTCTGAGTCCGCAGCGGAGAATGCAGCTCCTGAATTTGGCCGCTGAATACGGCTTTGTGATTTTGGAAGACGATTATGATTACGATTTCCATTACAATAAAAGTCCTGTTCTTCCCCTCTGCAGTGCAGATCACAAAGGGATGGTCGTTTACATTGGCGCACTCGGAAAATCTCTGGCACCGGGATTCCGCACGGGCTTTATTGTGGCGCCTGAAAACCTGATGGCCGAAATGCGCAAATACCTCGGCATTATAGACCGGCAGGGTGATATTTTGATGGAACAGGTGCTGGGCGAGATGATTGAGGATGGAGAAATTCACCGCTATATGCGCAAATCTTTAAAAGTTTACCAGGAAAGACGCGATCATTTGGCTGCTTTGCTATCCCAATACCTGGCTGATGAAGTGGAATTTGAGCTCCCCAGCGGCGGACTCGCAGTTTGGCTGAAATGGAAAAAGCAGATCAATTTGTTCCAGTTGAGTAAAAGCTGCGAAAAAAACAACCTCTTTATCCCTAAGACTTTACTTTACCAGGATAAACACACATCGGCCATGAGGCTGGGTTTTGGCAACTTAAGCAAGGAAGAAATGGAAACCTGCATCAGCATCATTCATAAATGTTTGCCAACAGCCCTCATCCGGACTAGCTAATTTCTCAAAACCGGCACCAGACAATAGTCCGGGTAGCGCTTACATTTGGCAAAAATTATAAATCAAATGAAACCAATTTATTTTGTTGCGATGTTATTATGGAG
The nucleotide sequence above comes from Pedobacter sp. MC2016-14. Encoded proteins:
- a CDS encoding AraC family transcriptional regulator; this encodes MEQLYNFDTISEYNAFNNHETLHPLVSIVDFSKANRRTGSRMTFGLYCIFLKEVHCGDLKYGCNYYDYEKGTLVFISPGQVIDVENKVDYYQPMGHGLVFHPDLIKGTPLAKLLNEYSFFSYNTNEALHLSPKERKIVFDCFSKIKEEISQSVDKHSKKLIASNIELFLNYCERFYDRQFITREHVNKGILEKFEEQLNDYFYSEKPYNIGLPSVAYFAEVLHLSPNYFGDLIKKETGKSAQDYIQNKIIDIAKNKIYGGEKTINEIAYELGFKYPQHFTRLFKNRVGFTPNEYRHLN
- a CDS encoding PLP-dependent aminotransferase family protein; translation: MSSPAEIPYRSLIQINNNSTLPVYRQIAERIIDSVQRGYLSAGLRLPGTRILAKILGLHRNTIVAAYEELEKQEWVETIPNKGTVLLHGMHKSPVKIRTDKATSTASYPNAAGFTFSQTNILDNPFELSDCDYVLNDGSPDIRLIQISDLSQRYSANLKRKSNRKKLSGYNQEGSEYFKANLCNYLNLSRGLHISGKNLLITRSTEMSVYITSRILLAQGDLVLVGTLGYFSVNMILQKNGARIQTVPIDNDGIDVDYIQRICEKQQVRMVYITPHHHYPTTVTLSPQRRMQLLNLAAEYGFVILEDDYDYDFHYNKSPVLPLCSADHKGMVVYIGALGKSLAPGFRTGFIVAPENLMAEMRKYLGIIDRQGDILMEQVLGEMIEDGEIHRYMRKSLKVYQERRDHLAALLSQYLADEVEFELPSGGLAVWLKWKKQINLFQLSKSCEKNNLFIPKTLLYQDKHTSAMRLGFGNLSKEEMETCISIIHKCLPTALIRTS
- a CDS encoding alpha/beta hydrolase, with the protein product MKKIKLVLIVILMAASGLSGAQTKLKNPFGLVYGNAITENITGKVNIYPVTYKLNGINIAANVYTPAGYNAAQKYPAVVVAHPNGGIKEQTAGLYAQGLAGLGYITIVADAAYQGASGGEPRHTDKPFYRTEDIRGMADFISQYAGVDAGRLGVLGICGGGGYTLKAAQSDKRFKAVATLSMFNSGEVRRNGFQNAQMSTIQERLKKASDARAQEAAGGKITYAGVASITDEEIEKIPTDLYREGYQYYYRSHAHPNSTFLYTMSSMLDLMTWDAAERMDLINQPLLMMAGSKADTKYMTDEAFPKATNAKSKELFIIDGATHIQSYWKPEYVNVALAKLNTFFNKNL
- a CDS encoding cupin domain-containing protein, with product MKEAKLFKRMHMVFAIAIMGLYSCSTSKAIFPKGEKVANDNFTGRVWLNYLLQTDTVHNVNIGSVTFEPGARTNWHFHKGGQILLVSEGKGLYQEKGKPVEVIKKGDVLKCPPNIAHWHGASPTEAMTHVAIGTNTNIGGAVWLKPVTDEEYFGKH
- a CDS encoding aldo/keto reductase codes for the protein MKTRKLGSGGLEVSALGLGCMGLTFGYGTATPENEAITLIRTAYESGITFFDTAEAYSQGGNEVLLGKAVKPFRDKVVIATKFGFTDGDASKGQDSRPERIRQVAENSLRFLGTDYIDLFYQHRVDTNVPIEEVAGTIQDLINEGKIKHWGLSEAGADTIRRAHAVTPVAALQSEYSMFFRDAEKEIIPLLEELEIGFVPFSPLGKGFLTGAINEQTKFDPTDFRNIVPRFSEENRKANQALVDLLQAIAAEKGATPAQIALAWLLYQKPFIAPIPGTTKLHRLQENIGGASLELSANDLNEIKQSLDTIEIVGARYPEHLMNRVGK
- a CDS encoding alpha/beta fold hydrolase, whose amino-acid sequence is MKIAKFLLVSVFLSNITFTHAQRSKKQSPMVIEEQGSFAIGGTITTNAGTFDPFNISPAGQTFSGDHAYVFYQVPANARKYPLVMWHGIGQFSKTWETTPDGREGFQNIFLRRRFPVYLIDQPRRGNAGRSMDTASIKPVPDEQQWFGVFRVGIWPNYFDGVQFARDKETLNQYFRSMTPNLGTIDVKVTTDAAAALVNKIGPAILVTHSHSGGMGWVTAIKNQNIKAIVCYEPGSGFLFPEGEVPSPILSSAGALEAASVPLKDFLLLTKIPIVIYYGDNIPDKPSKNSGADGWRARLEMAKLWRDAVNKKGGDVTVIHLPETGLKGNTHFPFSDLNNIQIADMMSNWLKEKKLD